From the genome of Methylomonas sp. UP202, one region includes:
- a CDS encoding transposase: MAYLGKQWASLTVYCEDGRLDIDNNATERAIRPFVIGRNNWIFSDTVGGAKASTNLYSLIETAKLNGLEPYRHLQPIFTEPPKAQTLADIEKLLP, translated from the coding sequence TTGGCTTATTTGGGCAAGCAATGGGCCTCGCTCACCGTCTACTGTGAAGACGGGCGGCTGGACATCGACAACAACGCCACGGAACGCGCCATTCGTCCTTTCGTGATTGGTCGCAACAACTGGATTTTTTCCGATACTGTGGGCGGCGCCAAGGCCAGCACCAACCTCTACAGCCTGATCGAAACCGCCAAACTCAACGGATTGGAGCCTTATCGCCATCTGCAGCCTATTTTTACGGAACCGCCCAAAGCTCAGACGCTTGCAGACATCGAGAAACTGCTGCCTTAG
- a CDS encoding ATP-binding cassette domain-containing protein yields the protein MISPTNAPALRFQGVDKSFRAGGREVAALRRIDFELPGGGITALVGPDGAGKTTLLRLAAGLLLPEAGSVESFGNDTATAGPLLHATTGYMPQRFGLYEDLSLRENLTLYADLHGIAQADRPERFAELLAMTGLGKFESRLAGRLSGGMKQKLGLACTLLNRPRLLLLDEPSVGVDPLSRRELWHIIDALVSDHGTTVLLSTAYMDEAERCQHVIVLDHGGILRQGAPAALHELVRGCGYRLTSAVLSSRQLRQRIVGQHGVIDAVVQGDAVRAVMAPGAAPDWAGWFTASDCVTARSVPARLEDAFIWLLTERDGGHGVVENVCPLAVTGPTAAPVIEVEAVDRWFGDFQAVKKLSFQVGRGEIFGLLGANGAGKTTTFRMLCGLLPASNGSLKVAGVDLRRAAAQARGRLGYMSQKFSLYGQLSVRQNLDFFSHAYGLRGGARRERIAWALGEFGLTEFADTDSRDLALGYKQRLALACALMHEPEILFLDEPTSGIDPLARREFWARINQLAAGGVTVLVTTHFMEEAEYCDRLLIMREGDILAAGTPAQIVRAGGSEAASNMEEAFIRLVEAAGGGGAA from the coding sequence GTGATCTCGCCGACGAACGCCCCGGCGCTGCGGTTCCAAGGCGTCGATAAATCGTTCCGGGCCGGCGGCCGCGAAGTGGCGGCCTTGCGCCGGATCGATTTCGAATTGCCCGGCGGCGGCATCACCGCGCTGGTCGGGCCGGACGGCGCGGGCAAGACCACCTTGTTGCGTCTGGCCGCCGGTTTGTTGCTGCCGGAAGCCGGCAGCGTCGAAAGCTTTGGTAACGACACCGCGACGGCCGGGCCGCTGTTGCACGCCACCACCGGTTACATGCCGCAGCGTTTCGGTTTGTACGAAGATCTGAGTCTGCGCGAGAACCTGACGCTGTACGCCGATCTGCACGGTATCGCCCAGGCCGACCGACCCGAGCGCTTTGCCGAATTGCTGGCGATGACCGGACTCGGCAAATTCGAAAGCCGCTTGGCCGGACGCTTGTCCGGCGGCATGAAACAAAAACTGGGTTTGGCTTGCACCTTGCTGAACCGGCCGCGTTTGCTGTTGCTCGACGAACCGTCGGTCGGCGTCGATCCGCTGTCCCGCCGCGAACTGTGGCATATCATCGACGCGCTGGTCAGCGACCACGGTACCACGGTCCTGCTCAGCACCGCCTACATGGACGAAGCCGAGCGCTGCCAACATGTTATCGTACTGGATCATGGTGGAATACTCAGACAGGGCGCGCCGGCCGCGCTGCACGAATTGGTGCGGGGGTGCGGCTATCGTCTAACTAGCGCGGTGTTGTCTAGTCGGCAACTGCGTCAACGCATCGTGGGCCAGCATGGCGTCATCGACGCGGTAGTGCAGGGCGATGCGGTCCGGGCGGTCATGGCGCCGGGTGCCGCGCCGGACTGGGCCGGCTGGTTTACGGCAAGCGACTGCGTGACGGCGCGGTCGGTGCCGGCGCGCTTGGAAGATGCCTTCATTTGGCTATTGACCGAGCGCGACGGCGGCCACGGCGTCGTCGAGAACGTCTGCCCGCTGGCTGTTACCGGCCCAACCGCCGCGCCGGTCATCGAGGTCGAGGCGGTGGATCGCTGGTTCGGCGATTTTCAGGCCGTCAAAAAACTTTCCTTTCAGGTCGGACGCGGCGAAATTTTCGGTTTGCTGGGCGCCAACGGCGCAGGTAAGACCACCACCTTTCGAATGTTGTGCGGCTTGCTGCCGGCCAGTAACGGCAGCCTGAAAGTGGCCGGCGTGGATTTGCGGCGGGCGGCGGCCCAGGCCAGGGGCCGTTTGGGTTATATGTCGCAGAAATTCTCGTTGTACGGCCAATTGTCGGTGCGGCAAAACCTGGATTTTTTCAGCCACGCCTACGGCTTGCGGGGCGGCGCGCGCCGGGAACGCATCGCTTGGGCGCTCGGCGAGTTCGGCTTGACCGAGTTTGCCGATACCGACAGTCGCGATTTGGCGCTGGGCTACAAGCAACGCCTGGCGCTGGCTTGCGCGCTGATGCACGAGCCGGAAATCCTGTTTCTCGACGAGCCGACTTCCGGTATCGATCCGTTGGCCCGCCGCGAATTTTGGGCGCGCATCAACCAACTGGCTGCCGGCGGCGTGACGGTGCTGGTGACTACTCATTTCATGGAAGAGGCGGAATATTGCGACCGCCTGCTGATCATGCGCGAGGGCGACATTCTGGCGGCCGGCACGCCGGCGCAAATCGTCCGCGCCGGCGGAAGCGAAGCGGCCTCGAATATGGAAGAAGCGTTTATACGCTTGGTGGAAGCGGCCGGCGGCGGAGGGGCGGCATGA
- the neuC gene encoding UDP-N-acetylglucosamine 2-epimerase has product MAARKICVVTGSRAEYGLLYWLLKEIQADPDLTLQLVATGMHLSPEFGLTWRQIEADGFSIARKVEMLLSSDTPTGISKAMGLGLIGFADAFSELNPDIVVVLGDRFEIFAAAQAAMNLRIPIAHIHGGELSEGAVDDAIRHALTKLSHLHFTAAEVYRQRVIQLGEQPQRVFNVGAPGLDNIARLPLLDRAGLEQAIDFKFAERNLLATFHPATLEAETAAEQFQQLLQALDAFPEVRVIFTYSNADAGGRVIAGLIEDYRARWPERVAAFVSLGSLRYLSAMRHVDAVVGNSSSGILEAPAFKIPTVDIGDRQRGRLCAASVLHCPPQAEAIQAALEKVWSGELAETLANLHQPYGTGGASARIKDLLKRSDLGDLLKKRFYDIGE; this is encoded by the coding sequence ATGGCCGCGCGTAAAATTTGCGTCGTCACCGGCTCGCGGGCCGAATACGGCTTGCTGTATTGGCTGCTCAAGGAAATCCAGGCCGACCCGGATTTGACATTGCAATTGGTCGCGACCGGCATGCATCTGTCGCCGGAATTCGGTTTGACCTGGCGGCAAATCGAGGCCGACGGTTTTAGCATCGCCCGCAAGGTGGAAATGTTGCTGTCGTCAGACACGCCAACCGGCATCAGCAAGGCGATGGGTCTGGGCTTGATTGGCTTTGCCGATGCGTTCAGCGAGCTGAACCCTGACATCGTGGTCGTGCTCGGCGATCGCTTCGAGATTTTCGCCGCCGCGCAGGCCGCGATGAACCTGCGGATTCCGATCGCTCATATTCACGGCGGCGAACTCAGCGAGGGCGCGGTTGACGACGCCATCCGCCACGCCTTGACCAAGCTGTCGCACCTGCATTTCACCGCCGCCGAAGTCTACCGGCAACGGGTGATTCAACTCGGCGAACAGCCGCAGCGGGTGTTTAACGTCGGCGCGCCGGGTTTGGACAATATCGCTCGGCTGCCCTTGTTGGATCGCGCCGGGCTAGAACAAGCCATCGATTTTAAATTTGCCGAGCGTAACCTCTTGGCGACCTTTCACCCGGCAACCTTGGAAGCCGAAACCGCCGCCGAACAATTTCAGCAGTTGCTGCAAGCCTTGGACGCGTTTCCGGAGGTTCGCGTCATTTTCACCTACAGCAACGCCGACGCCGGCGGCCGGGTCATCGCCGGGTTGATCGAAGACTATCGGGCGCGCTGGCCGGAGCGGGTCGCGGCCTTCGTCTCGCTCGGTTCGTTGCGCTATTTGTCGGCGATGCGCCATGTCGACGCGGTGGTCGGCAACTCGTCCAGCGGTATCCTGGAAGCGCCGGCGTTCAAGATTCCGACCGTCGACATCGGCGACCGCCAACGCGGCCGGCTGTGCGCCGCCAGCGTATTGCATTGCCCGCCGCAAGCCGAAGCGATCCAAGCCGCGTTGGAAAAAGTTTGGTCCGGCGAACTGGCCGAAACCCTGGCGAATTTGCACCAACCCTACGGCACCGGCGGCGCGTCGGCCCGGATCAAGGACTTGCTCAAACGCAGCGATCTTGGCGATTTGCTGAAGAAGCGGTTTTATGATATTGGGGAATAA
- a CDS encoding transposase — protein sequence METDLKLPDEMDALRRLAADFARELRQLKAQNAVLQEQINLLLHKRFGANSEKYRAEQSDLFNEAEAYAETLGEAGLEVETNVEESVTPTVDDADNATTEPMPPRKPGRKALPAELPRVEIIHDLLEDQRHCSEGHPLKEIGEEISEQLDIIPAKVQVLRHIRKKYACPCCQAEVKTAPLPPQPVPKSNASPGLLAYVVASKFVAALPLNRQSKQFARIGVELNRATLATWMIRSGGLIQPLINLFEEHLLNYPALQMDDDPQGCGKCRKCRSIFLPRPCRSSKSPTARPKVSLTSGSGAVARPASRWYCSTTRPVAAKPLPTNCCKAFPAPFKPTVTPPMRPCEPKMVCATPAAGRMPGATSMKR from the coding sequence ATGGAAACCGATCTGAAACTGCCCGACGAGATGGATGCGCTACGCCGTTTAGCCGCCGATTTCGCGCGGGAACTTCGGCAGTTGAAGGCTCAAAATGCCGTCTTGCAAGAGCAGATCAATCTGCTGTTGCACAAGCGCTTTGGCGCCAATAGCGAAAAATACCGCGCCGAGCAATCGGACTTGTTCAACGAGGCCGAAGCCTATGCCGAGACCTTGGGCGAAGCAGGCCTCGAAGTAGAAACAAACGTTGAAGAATCGGTAACGCCGACCGTTGACGATGCCGATAATGCCACCACCGAACCGATGCCACCGCGCAAGCCCGGCCGCAAAGCCTTGCCGGCCGAACTGCCCCGCGTCGAGATCATCCACGATCTGCTCGAAGACCAACGCCACTGCAGCGAGGGTCATCCCCTGAAGGAAATCGGCGAAGAGATTTCCGAGCAACTGGACATCATTCCCGCCAAGGTTCAAGTCCTTCGACATATCCGCAAGAAATACGCTTGCCCCTGCTGCCAGGCCGAAGTCAAAACCGCGCCGTTACCGCCTCAGCCGGTTCCCAAGAGCAACGCCTCGCCCGGCCTTCTGGCCTATGTCGTCGCCAGCAAATTCGTCGCCGCCTTGCCGCTCAATCGGCAGAGCAAGCAGTTTGCCCGGATCGGCGTCGAATTGAACCGCGCCACCTTGGCGACCTGGATGATCCGCAGCGGCGGGTTGATTCAGCCCTTGATCAATTTGTTCGAAGAACATCTGCTGAATTATCCGGCGCTGCAGATGGACGACGACCCACAGGGATGTGGGAAGTGCAGAAAATGCAGGAGCATTTTTCTGCCCCGACCCTGCAGGTCCTCAAAGAGCCCGACCGCGCGGCCGAAAGTCAGTCTTACCTCTGGGTCAGGCGCGGTGGCCCGCCCGGCCAGCCGGTGGTACTGTTCAACTACGCGCCCAGTCGCAGCCAAGCCGTTGCCGACCAACTGCTGCAAGGCTTTTCCGGCACCGTTCAAACCGACGGTTACACCGCCTATGCGGCCGTGTGAGCCAAAAATGGTTTGCGCCACGCCGGCTGCTGGGCGCATGCCCGGCGCTACTTCGATGAAGCGCTGA
- the tnpB gene encoding IS66 family insertion sequence element accessory protein TnpB (TnpB, as the term is used for proteins encoded by IS66 family insertion elements, is considered an accessory protein, since TnpC, encoded by a neighboring gene, is a DDE family transposase.), protein MYWERNGFCLWQKRLEQERFCWPKGNASGTLALTPQQLNWLLEGYDINRMTLRKTLDFKSVI, encoded by the coding sequence TTGTATTGGGAGCGCAACGGCTTTTGCTTGTGGCAGAAACGCTTGGAGCAGGAACGATTTTGTTGGCCCAAGGGGAATGCTTCCGGTACGCTGGCGTTGACGCCGCAGCAGTTGAATTGGCTATTGGAGGGCTATGACATCAACCGGATGACGCTGCGTAAGACGCTGGATTTCAAGTCGGTGATTTGA
- a CDS encoding HlyD family efflux transporter periplasmic adaptor subunit: MSSLRIAAFATLAAAGIAAAGFHWRHSESPPTQLKLYGNIDIRQVELSFHDSEHVAQIQVQEGERVKRGQLLAVQTLERFQYAWDAAQARVEVQRHVVDKALNGSRPQEIGKAGNDVKGAEAALVLAKKELERMRNLAERKLTSVESVDQAKAAYDGARETLQALKEQYQLTAIGPRREDIQAAQAQLRVDEAELLLAKKSWEDAHLYAPADAVVQNRILEPGDMANAQTPVLTLALTEPLWARAYAAETDLGKLRHGLPARIVSDSFPDRHYAGWVGYISPTAEFTPKSVETSELRTSLVYQVRVYVCNAQDQLRLGMPVSVEIDVDAPPAGQPGCAERP; this comes from the coding sequence ATGTCCAGTCTACGCATCGCGGCGTTCGCCACCCTCGCGGCGGCCGGTATCGCCGCCGCAGGGTTTCATTGGCGGCATTCCGAATCGCCGCCCACCCAGCTCAAGCTTTACGGCAATATCGATATCCGCCAAGTCGAACTCAGCTTCCACGATTCCGAACACGTCGCGCAAATTCAGGTGCAAGAGGGCGAGAGGGTCAAGCGCGGCCAATTGTTGGCGGTGCAGACCCTGGAACGTTTTCAGTATGCCTGGGATGCGGCGCAAGCCCGAGTCGAGGTCCAGCGCCACGTGGTCGATAAGGCCTTGAACGGCTCGCGGCCGCAGGAAATCGGTAAGGCCGGCAATGACGTCAAGGGCGCCGAAGCGGCATTGGTATTGGCCAAGAAGGAATTGGAGCGCATGCGCAATTTGGCGGAACGCAAATTGACCTCGGTGGAGTCGGTCGATCAAGCCAAGGCCGCCTACGACGGTGCCCGCGAGACCTTGCAAGCCCTGAAGGAACAATACCAGTTGACCGCGATCGGCCCGCGCCGCGAGGACATTCAAGCCGCCCAAGCTCAACTTCGAGTCGACGAAGCCGAATTGCTGTTGGCCAAGAAATCCTGGGAAGACGCTCATCTCTACGCGCCGGCCGACGCCGTTGTGCAAAACCGGATTCTCGAACCCGGCGACATGGCCAACGCCCAGACGCCGGTGCTGACGCTGGCCCTGACCGAGCCGCTGTGGGCCAGAGCTTACGCGGCCGAGACCGATCTCGGTAAATTGCGCCACGGCCTGCCGGCCCGCATCGTCAGCGACAGTTTTCCCGACCGGCATTACGCCGGTTGGGTCGGATATATCTCGCCGACCGCCGAATTCACGCCCAAGTCGGTCGAGACTAGCGAGTTGCGGACCAGTCTGGTTTACCAAGTGCGGGTTTACGTCTGCAATGCCCAAGATCAACTGCGCTTGGGCATGCCGGTCAGCGTCGAGATCGATGTCGACGCTCCGCCGGCCGGACAGCCGGGCTGCGCCGAGCGGCCGTGA